Proteins encoded by one window of Panicum virgatum strain AP13 chromosome 7N, P.virgatum_v5, whole genome shotgun sequence:
- the LOC120681469 gene encoding cysteine-rich and transmembrane domain-containing protein WIH2-like, whose translation MSYQPSAYPPPGTAYPPPGQQAYPPPAYGAPPPMAGYPPPAYGAPPPMAGYPPPPPPPQESKGNDGFLKGCLAAICCCCLLDMCF comes from the exons ATGAGCTACCAGCCTTCAG CGTACCCGCCACCGGGCACGGCGTACCCTCCGCCGGGCCAGCAGGCATACCCGCCGCCGGCCTATGGCGCGCCGCCTCCCATGGCCGGGTACCCGCCGCCGGCCTATGGCGCGCCGCCTCCCATGGCCGggtacccgccgccgcccccaccgccacAGGAGTCCAAGGGCAACGACGGCTTCTTGAAAGGATG CTTGGCggccatctgctgctgctgcctgctcgACATGTGCTTCTGA